In a single window of the Pseudohongiella acticola genome:
- a CDS encoding nucleotide pyrophosphatase/phosphodiesterase family protein → MNSKLMILWQTFYSTRAQARVSLFVLLLGMAVFASAATVRAADSPPESPMTLLIGLDGLRWDIIDRHPAPTLRQLAEQGVRAQGLIPVLPSKTFPNFYAIATGLYPENNGVMDNTTYAPELDKTFRMSDQNDVGWFQGEPIWVTAEQQGVRAATMFWVGSAAEISDTRPSYWRPFDGSVPNDARVKQVFDWLDLPEAERPGFISLYFEAIDSASHTAGVDSVEERQAVAEIDATIARLLEGLAARDLLSRINLVIVGDHGMTDVSEERIIYLDDYVDFSALHSPQLSGERQGNAVFAAFHGEPDAVETVYQALSLAHPRMRVYRKSQFPDWFRLSHPARGPDLVILPDNGWLLSKRNVAFRGPRATHGFSPQARDMHASLIVNGPAFQQGVTVESVHMVDIYGILTRTLGIKPAANDGNPSRIAPLFRLD, encoded by the coding sequence TTGAATTCTAAACTGATGATTCTCTGGCAAACCTTCTACTCCACCCGGGCGCAAGCCCGGGTGTCTTTGTTTGTACTGTTGCTTGGTATGGCAGTGTTTGCCTCTGCTGCAACAGTTCGGGCAGCGGATTCGCCTCCCGAATCCCCAATGACCCTGCTGATCGGCCTGGACGGGCTGCGCTGGGACATCATTGATCGCCATCCGGCACCGACTTTACGACAGTTGGCAGAGCAGGGTGTCCGTGCGCAGGGCCTGATACCGGTGCTGCCGTCCAAAACCTTTCCCAATTTTTATGCCATTGCCACCGGGTTGTATCCGGAAAATAACGGTGTGATGGACAACACCACCTATGCGCCGGAGCTGGACAAAACCTTTCGCATGAGTGATCAAAATGATGTGGGCTGGTTTCAGGGTGAACCCATCTGGGTGACAGCAGAGCAGCAGGGCGTGCGCGCGGCCACCATGTTCTGGGTAGGCTCGGCAGCAGAAATTTCCGATACCCGGCCCAGTTACTGGCGGCCATTTGATGGCAGCGTGCCTAATGACGCCCGTGTGAAGCAGGTGTTTGACTGGCTGGATCTGCCGGAAGCCGAACGCCCCGGATTTATAAGCCTGTATTTTGAAGCCATTGATTCGGCCAGTCACACTGCGGGTGTTGACAGTGTTGAAGAGCGGCAGGCAGTTGCCGAGATCGATGCGACCATAGCACGGCTGCTCGAGGGGCTGGCTGCGCGTGACCTGTTGTCACGTATTAACCTGGTGATTGTCGGTGACCATGGCATGACGGATGTCTCTGAAGAGCGCATCATTTATCTGGATGATTATGTCGATTTTTCGGCGCTGCATAGCCCGCAGTTGAGTGGGGAGCGACAGGGTAACGCCGTGTTCGCTGCTTTTCATGGTGAACCGGACGCTGTGGAAACCGTGTATCAGGCGCTGTCATTGGCCCACCCACGTATGCGGGTGTACCGCAAGTCACAGTTTCCAGACTGGTTCCGCCTGTCGCACCCGGCGCGCGGCCCTGATCTGGTGATCCTGCCCGACAATGGCTGGCTACTGTCAAAACGCAATGTTGCTTTTCGCGGGCCCCGGGCCACGCATGGTTTCTCGCCACAGGCGCGTGACATGCACGCCAGTCTCATCGTCAATGGGCCGGCATTCCAACAGGGTGTCACTGTGGAGTCGGTGCACATGGTGGACATTTACGGCATTCTGACTCGTACACTGGGTATCAAACCAGCTGCAAACGATGGCAACCCGAGCCGTATTGCACCGCTGTTCAGGCTCGATTAA
- a CDS encoding TonB-dependent receptor — MYSSTNKLKKKVLASSILLALGLGLGLSAPAFSQDMTSAIRGRINGTDGSPQANTTIVIEDTRTGATRTLQTNDSGAFYATNLSVGGPYRVTANGRTVVIDSIALGDIYNVSIDMNSAPVEEIMVLGRSGNIVDVASGPAATYSTFDLETSVAFDRDIKDVFMYDPRLNLDSGSAINCVGKHPRYNSVNLDGVSQNDRFGLNSNGYSTATGMPFPFEAVSQVAVELAPFDVTYGGFTACNINAVTKSGSNDFTGSAFYEYNNQDMRGDSLTVDGDESTFSSPDFKEEKRGFSLGGPLIRDRLFVFGAYEETETPEFIAQGFAGSGNGVERPWLTQSDFNRISNIATNTYAYDAGGMPSDGAQTEEKYMLRMDWNISEQHDATVIYNYYDGIEDRASDSDSNEFEFANHFYRKGSESETLTFKLSSQWNSALSTDVFISRNTMDDSQVTVGPRDFAEMQIYMGSNTVYLGADDSRQANSLATESDFMKFTAEYLWNDHVVTVGYERDDLFVFNQFLQHARGGEYRFEDLSGNNPASCDALTALERQADPACGLTGIDNFELGIPTDIYYGSGGGTNNPDDAAASFSNVLNTVYVQDEFRLDDYALTLVAGLRYDWFTSDDRPNFNETFTNLNGGLRNDANVDGLDLLMPRLGFTWEVADDLTVRGGLGLYSGGNPNVWLSNAWSNDGLSNVQVRDRNNGNQSVLNDYVLSGSQRPGYDVPQAIKDQVAATTPASASDSFLVLIDPNYEQPSEWKFALGATYLLPTGTTLEGDYLYSVANDPAFYVDVAQDIVGSTTAGQPIYANVRGQSNYMLTNSSESPVSHSLSLLARQTYDFGLDWTFGYAYTQAEDLSPMTSSVASSNFSNLALSDINNPSAGTSNYETPHRFTARVSYGREFLPGYETRATMQWFRAKGQPQSYVMSSRGLEGSNSGNRRHLLYVPGPNDSNVVVGPNFDVAAFSDFVDANGLSQGFQTRNDFYSRWTSRMDLRLDQELPVFFSGANARVYVKVYNFLNMINDEWGHQYDAQFFSPDVVTQSVNAQGQYVFESFNSRSVSDLQETQSLWQVRLGIQFEF; from the coding sequence ATGTATTCATCTACTAATAAGTTAAAGAAAAAGGTGCTGGCCAGCTCGATCCTGCTGGCACTGGGTCTGGGTTTGGGGCTGTCGGCACCTGCATTTTCACAAGACATGACGTCCGCCATTCGCGGCCGTATCAATGGCACGGATGGCTCCCCACAAGCCAACACCACCATTGTTATCGAAGACACCCGCACCGGTGCTACCCGTACTCTGCAGACCAATGACTCCGGCGCCTTTTACGCCACCAATCTGTCTGTAGGTGGCCCTTATCGGGTCACTGCCAATGGTCGCACAGTTGTCATCGATTCCATTGCTCTTGGCGACATCTACAATGTATCTATCGACATGAACAGCGCACCAGTCGAGGAAATCATGGTTCTTGGCCGCTCCGGCAACATTGTCGATGTGGCTTCAGGCCCGGCAGCGACATACTCTACGTTCGACCTGGAGACCTCGGTTGCCTTTGATCGCGATATCAAAGATGTTTTTATGTACGACCCGCGTCTGAACCTTGATAGTGGTTCCGCCATCAACTGTGTTGGCAAACATCCGCGGTACAACAGCGTCAACCTTGATGGCGTCAGCCAGAATGACCGCTTCGGTCTGAACAGTAATGGTTACTCGACGGCCACCGGTATGCCTTTTCCATTTGAAGCGGTCTCTCAGGTGGCAGTAGAACTGGCACCTTTTGATGTTACTTACGGTGGTTTTACTGCATGTAACATCAATGCGGTGACCAAGTCGGGCAGCAATGACTTTACCGGCTCCGCATTCTATGAATACAACAATCAGGATATGCGCGGTGATTCATTGACCGTAGATGGTGATGAATCGACGTTCAGTAGTCCGGACTTTAAAGAAGAGAAGCGTGGTTTCAGTCTCGGTGGCCCTCTGATCCGTGACCGTCTGTTTGTTTTTGGCGCCTACGAAGAAACTGAAACACCCGAGTTCATTGCCCAGGGTTTTGCCGGGTCGGGCAACGGCGTCGAGCGTCCGTGGTTGACTCAGTCGGACTTTAATCGTATTAGCAATATCGCGACCAATACTTACGCCTATGATGCCGGTGGCATGCCTTCTGACGGTGCTCAGACCGAAGAGAAGTACATGCTGCGTATGGACTGGAACATCAGCGAGCAGCACGATGCGACAGTGATCTACAACTATTACGACGGTATTGAAGACCGTGCTTCAGACTCTGACAGCAATGAGTTTGAGTTCGCCAACCATTTCTATCGCAAGGGTTCCGAATCCGAAACGCTGACCTTCAAGCTGTCGTCACAATGGAACAGTGCGCTCTCGACTGATGTGTTCATCAGCCGTAATACCATGGATGACTCTCAGGTCACTGTGGGTCCCAGGGATTTTGCTGAAATGCAGATATACATGGGTAGTAACACTGTTTATCTGGGTGCTGATGATTCGCGTCAGGCCAATAGCCTGGCCACAGAATCCGACTTCATGAAATTCACCGCGGAATACCTGTGGAATGATCATGTCGTGACTGTCGGTTACGAGCGTGACGACCTGTTTGTGTTTAACCAGTTTCTGCAGCACGCGCGCGGTGGTGAGTACCGGTTTGAAGACCTTTCAGGCAACAACCCGGCGTCATGCGACGCATTGACGGCGCTTGAACGTCAGGCGGATCCGGCTTGCGGCCTGACCGGTATTGATAATTTTGAACTCGGTATTCCCACGGACATCTATTACGGTAGTGGTGGTGGCACCAATAACCCGGATGATGCCGCGGCGAGTTTCAGCAATGTGCTGAACACGGTGTATGTTCAGGACGAGTTCCGTCTGGACGACTATGCCTTGACCCTGGTTGCGGGCCTGCGTTACGACTGGTTTACCAGCGATGATCGCCCCAACTTTAACGAGACCTTTACCAATCTCAACGGTGGCCTGCGGAACGACGCCAATGTTGACGGACTGGATCTGTTGATGCCACGTCTTGGCTTTACCTGGGAAGTGGCAGATGACCTGACGGTTCGTGGCGGGCTCGGCCTGTACTCGGGTGGCAACCCCAACGTATGGCTTTCCAACGCATGGAGCAATGATGGTTTGTCAAATGTGCAGGTACGAGACCGCAACAATGGCAACCAGTCGGTGTTGAACGATTACGTGCTGAGTGGCAGTCAGCGCCCTGGTTACGATGTGCCGCAGGCAATAAAAGATCAGGTGGCAGCAACCACCCCAGCCAGTGCCTCCGATAGTTTTCTGGTCCTGATTGACCCGAACTACGAACAGCCATCTGAGTGGAAGTTCGCGCTGGGTGCGACTTATCTGTTGCCAACGGGCACTACGCTGGAAGGCGACTATCTGTACTCTGTGGCAAATGATCCGGCGTTCTATGTTGATGTAGCCCAGGATATTGTGGGCAGCACAACGGCCGGGCAGCCTATCTATGCCAACGTGCGCGGTCAGAGCAACTACATGTTGACCAACTCCAGCGAATCTCCCGTGAGCCACTCACTGTCCCTGTTGGCGCGTCAGACTTACGACTTTGGTCTGGACTGGACCTTTGGTTATGCTTATACCCAGGCCGAAGATCTGAGCCCGATGACATCGTCCGTCGCAAGCTCAAACTTCAGCAACCTGGCTCTGTCTGATATCAACAATCCATCAGCCGGCACCTCCAACTACGAAACACCGCACCGGTTTACGGCGCGGGTCAGTTATGGTCGTGAATTCCTGCCAGGCTACGAAACCCGTGCCACCATGCAGTGGTTCAGGGCTAAAGGTCAGCCACAGAGCTATGTCATGAGCAGCCGCGGACTGGAAGGCAGCAACAGCGGCAACCGTCGCCACCTGCTGTACGTGCCGGGCCCAAATGATTCGAATGTGGTAGTCGGTCCGAATTTTGACGTCGCCGCGTTCTCAGACTTTGTTGATGCCAACGGACTGAGCCAGGGTTTCCAGACACGAAATGACTTCTACTCGCGCTGGACGTCACGCATGGATCTGCGCCTGGATCAGGAACTGCCTGTGTTCTTTAGCGGAGCCAACGCGCGTGTATATGTCAAAGTATATAACTTCCTGAACATGATCAATGACGAGTGGGGTCATCAGTACGATGCCCAGTTCTTCTCGCCTGATGTCGTGACTCAGTCGGTTAACGCACAAGGCCAGTACGTGTTTGAAAGCTTCAATTCGCGAAGCGTCAGCGACCTGCAAGAGACTCAGTCACTGTGGCAGGTTCGTCTGGGCATCCAGTTTGAATTCTAA
- a CDS encoding ion channel: MSSDYVVAFTVSLIATISTVMLHYEAFIGLSRIVSQSKISHRRRMLLLVFGLLVAHIVAIWVFGVSAWWLIQVQGIGELAGYDTLVFLDYIFMSAVTYSTLGYGDMIPLGPVRFLYGTQGLVGFVLITWSASFAFIEMQNNWPKRE, from the coding sequence ATGAGTTCGGATTATGTAGTTGCCTTTACCGTGAGCCTGATCGCAACTATATCAACGGTCATGTTGCATTATGAAGCCTTTATCGGCCTTAGCCGTATTGTCAGTCAATCGAAAATATCGCACCGGCGTCGTATGTTACTGTTGGTGTTCGGCTTGTTGGTGGCTCACATTGTTGCGATCTGGGTATTCGGTGTCAGTGCCTGGTGGCTGATACAGGTTCAGGGGATCGGTGAGCTGGCTGGATATGACACTCTGGTTTTTCTCGATTACATATTCATGTCTGCTGTGACCTATTCTACATTGGGATATGGTGACATGATTCCACTGGGCCCGGTGCGCTTTCTGTATGGTACACAGGGGCTGGTTGGTTTTGTATTGATCACCTGGTCCGCGTCTTTCGCGTTTATTGAAATGCAAAACAACTGGCCCAAGCGCGAGTGA
- a CDS encoding mechanosensitive ion channel domain-containing protein, which produces MAAEAPESSGNADASGDNTSYAYLADILQDDAARERLINDLRALAAGESPASTEGAASEEPTEERISPARRIADTSRDFAERFVGEITDGVNAVGNVFSGGGALNLDELIETGISLLIVIAVTVGLLLVLRLAIRPLFAMANRWALQDAARSAMLRKLVAVVGAAVLDVAVILLAYVGGYLVALFALGITGEMDIYQSLFLNAFLLIEIFKALIRGLFASRDDGLRMLPMSAEQAAYWNAWLARLSGFIGYGILFLVPLVNAMLSPDVGQLVALAVMLLAFLYALAIILQNKAPVTQQIEQRASQTELAFNRLLLGMLAKSWYVVAIIYFAALALVTVARPEDALPFMLAASLRTLLAVGIGLFVSVVLSQLISRGFHLPAETQARFPMLEDRMNSFLPTVMKVARLIILIVVVGLVADAWGLFDLAQWTASEAGARVLGIVISVAFIIIMAMLVWIGLASWIEQRLNPQGDTSAPSAREATLLTIFRNAVAITIIVMTLMIVLAEIGINIGPLIAGAGVLGLAIGFGAQKLVQDIITGVFIQLENAINSGDVVSAGGVTGTAEKLTIRSLGIRDLSGTYHLIPFSSVDTVANYMREFAYHVGEYGVAYREDIDEVIVRLREAYAELIADPDQKANILAELEVHGVTALADSSVNIRVRIKTLPGAQWGVGRAYNRLVKYHLDAAGIEIPFPHLTMYFGEDKQGKAPAAPITIESASLSSLAQPDDDDADEKDDAGTSKRKTSKKGAKTNARKGRDFDDADD; this is translated from the coding sequence ATGGCCGCAGAGGCGCCAGAGTCATCGGGCAATGCCGACGCCAGTGGTGACAATACCTCGTATGCCTATCTTGCCGACATTCTTCAGGATGATGCCGCACGTGAGCGCTTGATCAACGATCTACGGGCGCTGGCCGCAGGAGAGAGTCCTGCCAGCACAGAAGGTGCCGCGAGCGAGGAACCGACTGAGGAACGCATTTCGCCGGCCCGTCGCATTGCGGACACTTCGCGTGACTTTGCCGAGCGCTTTGTCGGTGAGATTACAGATGGGGTCAATGCCGTAGGCAACGTGTTCAGCGGCGGTGGTGCGCTGAATCTTGATGAGCTGATTGAAACCGGTATCAGTCTGCTGATTGTCATTGCGGTGACAGTGGGCCTGCTATTGGTACTGCGACTCGCGATACGGCCGCTGTTTGCCATGGCCAATCGCTGGGCATTGCAGGATGCAGCCCGCAGTGCCATGTTGCGGAAACTGGTTGCCGTCGTCGGGGCTGCTGTACTCGATGTCGCGGTAATCTTGCTGGCTTATGTCGGTGGTTACCTGGTGGCGCTGTTTGCACTCGGCATCACGGGTGAGATGGATATCTATCAGTCCCTGTTTCTTAATGCCTTCCTGTTGATCGAAATATTTAAAGCCCTTATTCGCGGTCTGTTTGCCTCGCGTGATGACGGTTTGCGCATGTTACCCATGAGCGCTGAACAGGCGGCGTACTGGAATGCATGGCTGGCGCGTCTCAGTGGGTTTATCGGTTACGGCATTCTGTTTTTGGTGCCGCTGGTAAACGCGATGTTGTCGCCCGACGTAGGCCAGTTGGTAGCACTGGCCGTCATGTTGCTGGCGTTTTTGTATGCGCTGGCCATTATTCTGCAGAACAAGGCGCCGGTAACCCAGCAGATTGAGCAGCGTGCGAGTCAGACAGAACTGGCATTCAATCGGCTTTTGCTGGGTATGCTCGCCAAGTCCTGGTACGTGGTTGCAATCATCTATTTTGCCGCATTGGCACTGGTGACCGTTGCCCGTCCTGAGGACGCTCTTCCCTTTATGCTGGCTGCGTCATTACGCACGTTACTGGCAGTGGGTATCGGTCTGTTTGTCTCCGTGGTTCTGAGTCAGTTGATCAGTCGCGGATTCCATCTGCCTGCAGAAACGCAGGCGCGGTTCCCCATGCTGGAAGATCGCATGAACAGCTTCCTCCCGACAGTCATGAAAGTGGCACGGCTGATTATTCTGATCGTGGTGGTGGGCCTCGTTGCAGATGCGTGGGGCTTATTCGACCTGGCGCAATGGACGGCGTCTGAAGCGGGTGCGCGCGTGCTGGGCATCGTCATATCGGTCGCATTCATCATTATCATGGCGATGCTGGTCTGGATCGGGTTAGCCAGCTGGATTGAACAGCGATTAAATCCGCAGGGCGATACGAGCGCGCCCAGTGCCCGCGAAGCGACACTGCTGACCATTTTCCGCAACGCGGTAGCCATCACCATTATTGTGATGACCCTGATGATTGTGCTGGCGGAGATCGGTATCAACATTGGCCCGCTTATCGCTGGCGCCGGTGTTCTCGGTCTGGCCATCGGTTTTGGCGCGCAAAAGTTGGTGCAGGACATTATTACCGGTGTCTTCATTCAGCTTGAAAATGCCATCAACAGCGGCGATGTGGTCAGTGCCGGCGGCGTCACAGGCACCGCGGAAAAGCTGACCATACGCTCGCTGGGTATCAGGGACCTGTCCGGCACCTATCATCTGATTCCGTTTTCTTCCGTGGATACGGTCGCGAACTATATGCGCGAATTTGCCTACCATGTCGGCGAATATGGCGTGGCTTATCGCGAAGATATCGATGAGGTTATCGTGCGGCTGCGTGAAGCCTATGCAGAATTGATTGCAGACCCAGACCAAAAAGCCAATATTCTGGCAGAGCTGGAAGTGCATGGGGTCACCGCGCTTGCCGATAGCTCAGTGAATATCAGGGTACGAATAAAAACTCTGCCTGGCGCACAGTGGGGCGTGGGCAGGGCCTATAACCGACTTGTGAAGTACCATCTGGATGCGGCGGGTATAGAGATTCCGTTCCCGCACCTGACCATGTATTTTGGCGAGGACAAGCAAGGCAAGGCACCGGCGGCGCCGATCACCATTGAGTCAGCTTCGTTGTCGTCACTGGCACAACCGGACGATGATGACGCGGACGAAAAGGATGACGCCGGTACCAGTAAGCGCAAAACCAGCAAAAAAGGCGCCAAAACCAACGCCAGGAAGGGTCGTGATTTCGACGACGCAGACGACTGA
- a CDS encoding EAL domain-containing protein, giving the protein MKRFPIDNLKIDKSFIAKVTTDTHCEVIVNILIVMMHSLGLKVIAEAGGLSCLGFPLLTTRSAGAEYSE; this is encoded by the coding sequence TTGAAGCGTTTTCCGATCGACAACCTCAAAATAGATAAGTCGTTTATTGCGAAAGTGACGACAGACACGCACTGTGAAGTCATCGTTAACATTTTAATTGTCATGATGCACAGTCTGGGATTAAAGGTCATCGCCGAAGCTGGCGGTTTGAGCTGTCTCGGATTCCCCCTGTTGACGACTCGGTCTGCCGGAGCCGAATATTCAGAGTGA
- a CDS encoding GGDEF domain-containing protein, with protein MRSVLLRIVLAATLVVGSLTMLAYTFIQTETQTRLLDNLSDWVVERARNDSVIFELARDNLARFSREFIRLYTSDVTVTEEEFWSYYETDQDNAVRMRREFYDGVYAEDGLYYEGLTSFIGNNQPVDDADLQRRLVLSTRLLAQLGPAWINRFENVHVTFPENAIALYAPGTPWGLEAAPDLPMNELGVIRSMQQSENPGREPGWSGLYYDETAQEWALTYQVPLDLEGRHLINPSHDVSLTEVMNKLVTDTPDGGYNLIFRSDGFLVAQPAPPASDRRWVGQMSLETIDDPAVVRIYELIDAATAGSPGTVSLIQNEVDDTWLAVSELAGPDWWFVSVYPGAMIRSSANQAAAAVLSTGTLLLVLLVVIIVFIIRRDAERPLAQLHEAAQRVSGGDYAAVAEGRVSLPRDLGNEVGLLANTFYDMTVNIRDTQNTLERLVAERTQELEAANSNLRELSLMDGLLGIHNRRAFDRDLERLFAEARSGHGSFFLMLIDVDYFKLFNDSYGHTQGDKVLQQIAQAITRSIRNDDRVYRYGGEELAVLFTCTSAEPTRYVAERVMTSVRQLEIEFSRSKHGVVTISAGLAKLHDRHTQPVDIVREADSLLYESKHKGRNKLTISG; from the coding sequence ATGCGCAGTGTCTTGCTACGCATCGTGCTTGCGGCCACGCTTGTCGTGGGTAGTCTGACCATGCTGGCGTACACGTTTATTCAGACCGAGACGCAAACCCGTCTGCTCGATAACCTGAGCGACTGGGTCGTTGAGCGTGCCCGTAACGACAGTGTCATCTTTGAGCTGGCCAGGGACAACCTGGCGCGCTTCAGTCGCGAGTTTATCAGGCTTTATACGTCTGACGTGACCGTGACCGAGGAGGAGTTCTGGTCATACTACGAGACTGATCAGGACAATGCTGTACGCATGCGTCGTGAGTTCTACGATGGCGTTTATGCCGAGGACGGCCTCTACTATGAAGGCCTGACCAGTTTTATCGGCAATAATCAACCGGTTGACGATGCTGACCTGCAGCGCCGTCTGGTACTTTCCACCCGTTTGTTGGCGCAGCTGGGGCCGGCCTGGATAAACCGGTTTGAAAATGTTCACGTTACATTCCCCGAAAATGCCATTGCGCTCTATGCCCCTGGCACGCCATGGGGGCTGGAAGCTGCTCCTGATCTGCCGATGAACGAGCTTGGCGTCATTCGCTCCATGCAACAGTCAGAAAATCCCGGGCGGGAGCCAGGTTGGAGCGGACTGTATTACGATGAGACGGCGCAGGAATGGGCGCTTACCTACCAGGTGCCCCTGGACCTTGAGGGCAGGCATCTGATAAACCCCAGCCACGATGTGTCACTGACAGAAGTCATGAATAAACTGGTGACAGATACGCCTGATGGAGGCTACAACCTTATCTTTCGCAGTGATGGTTTTCTGGTTGCACAACCTGCGCCACCTGCGTCGGATCGACGCTGGGTAGGGCAGATGTCACTGGAGACCATAGATGACCCTGCGGTCGTCAGAATTTACGAACTGATCGACGCAGCAACGGCGGGCAGTCCAGGAACCGTTTCCTTGATCCAAAATGAGGTAGATGACACCTGGCTGGCGGTCAGCGAACTGGCAGGACCAGACTGGTGGTTTGTCTCGGTCTATCCGGGGGCCATGATCAGAAGTTCGGCCAATCAGGCGGCAGCAGCCGTTCTGTCCACAGGCACACTGCTGTTAGTGCTGTTGGTCGTTATCATTGTTTTCATCATCCGCCGTGATGCCGAACGGCCATTGGCTCAGCTACACGAGGCCGCGCAGCGCGTCAGTGGCGGAGATTATGCTGCTGTTGCTGAAGGACGAGTGAGCTTGCCACGTGATCTGGGCAATGAAGTCGGGCTGTTGGCGAATACGTTTTATGACATGACGGTGAACATTCGCGATACACAAAACACGCTGGAGCGACTTGTCGCCGAGCGTACGCAGGAACTTGAGGCAGCCAACAGCAATTTACGTGAACTGAGTCTGATGGACGGCCTGCTGGGAATCCACAACCGGCGTGCATTTGATCGTGATCTGGAGCGACTATTTGCCGAAGCGAGAAGTGGTCACGGCAGCTTTTTTCTGATGCTGATTGATGTCGACTATTTCAAGCTTTTTAATGACAGTTACGGTCATACCCAGGGCGACAAGGTGCTCCAGCAGATAGCACAGGCCATTACGCGCAGTATCCGCAATGACGACAGGGTGTATCGTTACGGAGGAGAGGAGTTGGCTGTACTATTTACTTGCACCAGTGCCGAACCTACGCGGTATGTGGCTGAACGAGTCATGACATCGGTGCGACAGCTGGAAATCGAATTCTCCCGGTCAAAGCACGGCGTTGTCACGATCAGTGCCGGGTTGGCGAAACTGCACGACAGGCATACGCAGCCGGTAGATATTGTGCGCGAGGCTGACAGCTTACTTTACGAATCCAAGCACAAAGGGCGCAATAAACTGACCATCAGCGGCTGA
- a CDS encoding cysteine hydrolase family protein: MTEQPVSLIIIDMQQGMKGSAARPRNNPDAENNIQQLLMAWRGADWPIVHVRHISRSPDSPFWPGQPGAAFQPELAPADNEHIVEKNVPDAFILSGLERWLHVRGIGRVVLVGVSTNNSVEATARTAGNLGFATLVVSDATFAFDKNDYTGVPRSADEVHAMSLANLDKEYATVMCTKDVLKQFKLQAG; the protein is encoded by the coding sequence ATGACCGAACAACCAGTATCCCTGATAATCATTGACATGCAACAGGGCATGAAAGGATCCGCCGCGCGGCCACGAAACAATCCTGACGCTGAAAATAATATACAACAGTTGCTCATGGCATGGCGCGGCGCAGACTGGCCTATCGTTCATGTGCGGCATATTTCACGAAGTCCGGATTCTCCATTCTGGCCCGGCCAGCCGGGTGCCGCGTTTCAGCCTGAACTGGCCCCGGCAGACAACGAGCACATTGTCGAAAAGAATGTTCCCGATGCCTTCATCCTGTCGGGGCTGGAGCGATGGTTGCATGTCCGCGGGATAGGCCGGGTGGTGCTTGTTGGTGTCAGTACCAATAATTCGGTTGAGGCGACTGCCCGTACTGCTGGCAACCTGGGATTTGCGACGCTTGTGGTGTCGGATGCTACTTTTGCGTTCGACAAAAATGACTATACCGGGGTGCCGAGGTCGGCTGATGAAGTCCATGCCATGTCGCTGGCAAATCTGGACAAAGAATATGCTACTGTGATGTGCACAAAGGATGTGCTTAAACAGTTTAAACTTCAAGCCGGATAG
- a CDS encoding VOC family protein — translation MNLNQVTLPSTDILRSIEFYCGMGFILIVDSPEYARFECPDGHSTFSVHLVSETMNNSNVVVYFESSRLDELVLELQNKRYKFDQTPKDEEWLWREARLRDPDNNTLCLYYAGENRRFPPWRVE, via the coding sequence ATGAACCTGAACCAGGTTACGTTACCTTCTACCGACATACTTAGATCCATTGAGTTTTATTGCGGCATGGGGTTTATCCTCATCGTGGACTCGCCAGAGTATGCCAGGTTCGAATGTCCAGATGGACACTCTACCTTCTCGGTGCATCTGGTATCAGAGACGATGAACAACTCCAATGTGGTTGTGTATTTCGAATCGTCGCGACTCGATGAACTGGTGTTGGAACTGCAGAATAAACGATACAAGTTTGACCAGACCCCCAAAGACGAAGAGTGGCTTTGGCGCGAAGCCCGGCTGAGGGACCCGGATAACAACACCCTATGCCTTTACTACGCCGGCGAGAACAGACGATTTCCTCCCTGGAGAGTGGAGTAA
- a CDS encoding SEL1-like repeat protein, whose amino-acid sequence MKITHTLSALALGSLLTMAMPASADYATGIAAYEAGDYQQALLAFEVDANNGHARAQERLGNMYRTGQGTRPDPVVAIKWLTLAYTNGLRSTLPTLETLRESITEAQLVEGEQMALSWLEDANRIVFADDDTDALYDAQGF is encoded by the coding sequence ATGAAAATTACACACACTCTCAGTGCCTTGGCGCTTGGTAGCCTGCTGACAATGGCGATGCCGGCGTCTGCGGATTACGCCACCGGCATTGCTGCCTACGAGGCAGGTGATTACCAGCAGGCGTTACTGGCGTTTGAAGTTGACGCCAACAATGGCCATGCACGCGCTCAGGAGCGCCTGGGCAATATGTATCGCACCGGTCAGGGTACCCGGCCGGACCCGGTAGTAGCCATCAAATGGCTGACACTGGCATACACCAATGGCTTGCGCTCCACCCTGCCCACGCTGGAAACACTGCGTGAAAGCATTACCGAAGCGCAACTGGTCGAGGGCGAACAGATGGCGCTGAGCTGGCTGGAAGATGCCAACCGCATTGTATTTGCCGATGATGACACTGACGCCCTGTACGACGCTCAAGGCTTCTGA